A window of the Dioscorea cayenensis subsp. rotundata cultivar TDr96_F1 chromosome 14, TDr96_F1_v2_PseudoChromosome.rev07_lg8_w22 25.fasta, whole genome shotgun sequence genome harbors these coding sequences:
- the LOC120276405 gene encoding trafficking protein particle complex subunit 13 — MAQQSLAFRVMRLCRPSFQAEDALLRLHPADLLAGEDLLDVSSLPPSLLDPRGGADFSFRDRFQLENPTDAMALSGLLVLPQSFGAIYLGETFCSYISINNSSSFEARDIIIKAEIQTEKQRILLLDTSKTPVESIRAGGRYDFIVEHDVKELGPHTLVCTALYNDGDSERKYLPQFFKFVVANPLSVRTKVRTVKENTFLEACIENHTKSNLYMDQVEFEPAPQWSATILKADEHSLERNSKTRDIFKPPVLILAGGGIYNYLYQLKHASHESGHTRIDGSNILGKLQITWRTNLGESGRLQTQQILGTPVAHKDIDLRIVEVPAVVILERPFLLHLVLTSQTDKTVGPFEVFISERDSGEEKFVMVNGIQKLVLPPLESFGSTNFDMNMIATRLGVQRITGITIFDTKEKKAYDPLPDLEIFVDAV, encoded by the exons ATGGCGCAGCAATCGCTTGCCTTCAGAGTGATGAGGCTGTGCCGCCCTTCCTTCCAGGCCGAGGACGCCCTTCTTCGCCTCCATCCGGCCGATCTCCTCGCCGGGGAGGACCTCCTCGACGTCTCCTCCCTCCCGCCTAGCCTCCTCGATCCACGCGGAGGGGCGGATTTTAGCTTCCGTGACCGATTCCAGCTCGAAAACCCCACTGACGCCATGGCGCTCTCTGGCCTCCTTGTCCTCCCCCAGTCCTTCGG ggcGATATATTTGGGAGAAACATTCTGCAGCTACATCAGCATTAACAATAGTTCTAGCTTTGAGGCCAGGGATATTATCATCAAG GCAGAAATCCAAACAGAAAAGCAACGGATACTACTATTAGATACATCAAAAACGCCTGTTGAATCAATACGGGCAGGTGGaagatatgattttattgttgaacATGATGTCAAGGAATTGGGGCCTCACAC GCTTGTTTGCACTGCTTTGTACAACGACGGCGACAGTGAGCGCAAATATCTGCCACAATTTTTCAAGTTTGTTGTGGCAAACCCCCTCTCTGTTCGAACAAAG GTTCGAACCGTTAAG GAAAATACATTTTTGGAGGCATGCATTGAGAACCACACAAAGTCCAACCTTTATATGGATCAAGTTGAGTTTGAACCGGCACCGCAATGGTCAGCTACAATACTGAAAGCAGATGAACATTCTTTAGAGAGAAATTCTAAAACAAG AGATATATTTAAGCCACCGGTTCTTATTCTAGCTGGTGGAGGAATATACAATTATCTTTATCAGCTAAAGCATGCATCACATGAGTCTGGGCATACAAGGATTGATGGTAGTAATATTCTTGGAAAGCTGCAGATAACATGGCGTACAAATTTGGGTGAATCCGGGCGTCTTCAGACACAGCAAATTCTAGGCACT CCTGTTGCTCACAAAGACATTGACTTGCGAATTGTGGAAGTTCCAGCTGTTGTCATTCTAGAGAGACCCTTTCTG CTGCATTTGGTTCTCACAAGCCAGACGGACAAAACTGTGGGTCCCTTTGAAGTTTTTATATCTGAAAGAGATTCGGGTGAGGAGAAGTTTGTCATGGTTAATGGCATCCAGAAATTG GTTCTACCGCCATTGGAGTCATTTGGTTCTACAAATTTTGACATG AATATGATTGCAACAAGGCTAGGGGTCCAAAGAATAACAGGCATCACAATTTTTGacacaaaggaaaagaaagctTATGATCCATTGCCAGATCTGGAG ATTTTTGTGGATGCAGTTTAA
- the LOC120275421 gene encoding putative serine/threonine-protein kinase isoform X1, whose translation MKLCCFGALTARKDNVSQPRQDICGVLSLKNIKFFSYNELRSATDGFHPRHKLGRGGFGTVYKGTLRNGTVIAAKVLSAESKQGLKEFLTEIDIITRVKHPNLVELLGYCVQENDQILVYEYVENNSLDYALLGRRSKTADLNWGVRSAICLGAARGLMFLHEELDPPIVHRDIKASNILLDRNFMPKIGDFGLAKLFPDNVTHISTRVAGTTGYLAPEYAIHGQLTKKADIYSFGVLIIEIVSGRSISKVHWSEMEKFLLEQTWQLFEEGRLKELVDPNLKEFPEDEVLRYIKVALFCIQAAANRRPSMLQVVEMLSKPILLNEEALAPPGFIKDSVYSGKGSKAMLSSNFHIKRISSVNNSVPFESAPVTCSELLPR comes from the exons ATGAAGTTGTGCTGCTTTGGTGCCTTGACGGCAAGGAAAGATAATGTTTCTCAGCCTCGACAAGACATATGTG GTGTTTTATCTCTCAAGAATATTAAGTTTTTCTCCTACAATGAGCTAAGATCAGCGACAGATGGTTTCCATCCAAGACATAAGTTAGGACGTGGTGGTTTTGGTACAGTCTACAAG GGAACTCTTAGGAATGGAACAGTAATTGCAGCAAAGGTTCTTTCTGCAGAGTCAAAGCAAGGCCTCAAAGAGTTTCTGACTGAGATCGATATCATTACAAGAGTCAAACATCCAAACCTTGTTGAGCTACTTGGCTATTGTGTTCAAGAAAACGATCAGATTTTAGTCTATGAATACGTTGAAAACAATAGTCTTGATTATGCCTTATTAG GTCGCAGAAGCAAAACAGCTGATCTGAATTGGGGAGTGAGGTCTGCAATTTGTCTAGGGGCTGCCAGGGGTCTCATGTTTCTTCACGAGGAACTTGATCCGCCCATTGTCCATAGAGATATCAAAGCTAGTAATATTCTTCTTGACAGAAATTTCATGCCAAAAATCGGAGATTTTGGTTTGGCAAAGCTTTTCCCAGATAATGTCACTCACATTAGCACCCGTGTAGCTGGAACAAC TGGTTATTTAGCACCTGAGTATGCAATTCATGGCCAATTAACAAAGAAAGCTGACATATATAGCTTTGGAGTTCTAATAATAGAAATTGTCAGTGGCAGAAGTATCTCAAAGGTACACTGGTCAGAAATGGAGAAATTTCTTTTGGAACAG ACTTGGCAACTTTTTGAGGAAGGAAGACTGAAAGAACTGGTGGATCCTAACCTCAAAGAATTTCCGGAAGATGAAGTCCTTAGATACATTAAGGTGGCCCTCTTTTGCATCCAAGCAGCAGCTAATCGAAGGCCGTCTATGCTCCAGGTTGTGGAAATGTTGTCTAAGCCGATTCTGCTCAATGAAGAAGCATTGGCACCTCCGGGTTTTATCAAAGACTCAGTTTATTCTGGCAAAGGTTCAAAAGCAATGCTTTCAAGCAATTTCCATATTAAAAGGATATCATCCGTTAATAACAGTGTTCCATTCGAATCTGCTCCTGTTACCTGCTCTGAACTGCTGCCCAGGTGA
- the LOC120275421 gene encoding cold-responsive protein kinase 1-like isoform X2 — protein sequence MFLSLDKTYVGTLRNGTVIAAKVLSAESKQGLKEFLTEIDIITRVKHPNLVELLGYCVQENDQILVYEYVENNSLDYALLGRRSKTADLNWGVRSAICLGAARGLMFLHEELDPPIVHRDIKASNILLDRNFMPKIGDFGLAKLFPDNVTHISTRVAGTTGYLAPEYAIHGQLTKKADIYSFGVLIIEIVSGRSISKVHWSEMEKFLLEQTWQLFEEGRLKELVDPNLKEFPEDEVLRYIKVALFCIQAAANRRPSMLQVVEMLSKPILLNEEALAPPGFIKDSVYSGKGSKAMLSSNFHIKRISSVNNSVPFESAPVTCSELLPR from the exons ATGTTTCTCAGCCTCGACAAGACATATGTG GGAACTCTTAGGAATGGAACAGTAATTGCAGCAAAGGTTCTTTCTGCAGAGTCAAAGCAAGGCCTCAAAGAGTTTCTGACTGAGATCGATATCATTACAAGAGTCAAACATCCAAACCTTGTTGAGCTACTTGGCTATTGTGTTCAAGAAAACGATCAGATTTTAGTCTATGAATACGTTGAAAACAATAGTCTTGATTATGCCTTATTAG GTCGCAGAAGCAAAACAGCTGATCTGAATTGGGGAGTGAGGTCTGCAATTTGTCTAGGGGCTGCCAGGGGTCTCATGTTTCTTCACGAGGAACTTGATCCGCCCATTGTCCATAGAGATATCAAAGCTAGTAATATTCTTCTTGACAGAAATTTCATGCCAAAAATCGGAGATTTTGGTTTGGCAAAGCTTTTCCCAGATAATGTCACTCACATTAGCACCCGTGTAGCTGGAACAAC TGGTTATTTAGCACCTGAGTATGCAATTCATGGCCAATTAACAAAGAAAGCTGACATATATAGCTTTGGAGTTCTAATAATAGAAATTGTCAGTGGCAGAAGTATCTCAAAGGTACACTGGTCAGAAATGGAGAAATTTCTTTTGGAACAG ACTTGGCAACTTTTTGAGGAAGGAAGACTGAAAGAACTGGTGGATCCTAACCTCAAAGAATTTCCGGAAGATGAAGTCCTTAGATACATTAAGGTGGCCCTCTTTTGCATCCAAGCAGCAGCTAATCGAAGGCCGTCTATGCTCCAGGTTGTGGAAATGTTGTCTAAGCCGATTCTGCTCAATGAAGAAGCATTGGCACCTCCGGGTTTTATCAAAGACTCAGTTTATTCTGGCAAAGGTTCAAAAGCAATGCTTTCAAGCAATTTCCATATTAAAAGGATATCATCCGTTAATAACAGTGTTCCATTCGAATCTGCTCCTGTTACCTGCTCTGAACTGCTGCCCAGGTGA
- the LOC120275423 gene encoding clathrin light chain 2-like — MASSFDSISAEAEDSAPQPSSTGPFDDDEYLGYDSALPSEHYESYSSFPADEEPKGVPPDADDVPIAVGGGGSIPNSPEGYGFMSAPFSDSNGKGYEENHGGEIFEPDEPSLPPPEQMQPEEGFDFREWRRQNMIFLEEKEREEKEMRNKIIAKAEGYKRAFHEKRKLNCETNKINNREREKLYLANQEKFHKNADKQYWKAIAELIPYEVPNIEKRRGKKDQEKKPSITVIQGPKPGKPTDLSRMRQLLVKLKHTPPPHMKPPAPAPEVKDGAATATKDGKKDETKPATPAPATEPKTNGDTNKPKEEDAVVVTEVKEIDKAPEPPAAE, encoded by the exons ATGGCGTCCTCCTTCGATTCCATCAGCGCTGAAGCCGAAGACTCTGCGCCACAGCCCTCCTCTACTGGCCCCTTTGATGACGATGAGTACCTCGGCTACGACTCCGCCCTTCCCTCCGAGCACTATGAGTCCTATTCCTCTTTTCCCGCCGATGAGGAGCCCAAGGGTGTTCCTCCCGACGCTGACGATGTTCCAATTGCCGTCGGTGGCGGAGGGAGCATCCCTAACTCTCCCGAGGGGTATGGCTTCATGTCGGCTCCGTTCTCGGATTCGAATGGGAAGGGATACGAGGAGAATCATGGCGGCGAGATCTTTGAGCCGGATGAGCCTAGCCTTCCGCCTCCGGAGCAGATGCAGCCGGAGGAGGGGTTTGATTTCCGGGAATGGCGCCG CCAGAATATGATATTCCTAGAGGAGAAAGAGAGGGAAGAAAAGGAGATGCGGAACAAAATCATTGCCAAAGCTGAAGGATACAAGCGAGCATTCCATGAGAAAAGGAAATTGAACTGTGAAACAAACAAGATTAACaacagagaaagagaaaaa CTTTATCTAGCAAACCAGGAGAAGTTCCACAAAAATGCAGATAAACAGTACTGGAAGGCCATTGCTGAGCTCATTCCATATGAGGTGCCCAACATTGAGAAGAGACGGGGTAAGAAGGATCAAGAGAAGAAACCATCTATCACAGTCATCCAGGGACCTAAGCCCGGCAAGCCCACCGACCTCTCAAGGATGCGCCAATTGCTCGTTAAGTTAAAGCACACTCCTCCGCCTCACATGAAACCCCCAGCCCCAGCACCAGAGGTGAAAGACGGGGCAGCCACTGCCACCAAAGATGGTAAGAAAGATGAAACAAAACCAGCCACACCAGCACCAGCTACTGAGCCGAAAACAAACGGTGACACCAACAAACCAAAGGAAGAGGATGCCGTGGTGGTGACAGAAGTCAAGGAGATAGACAAGGCACCTGAACCACCGGCTGCTGAATAG
- the LOC120275124 gene encoding lanC-like protein GCL2, translating into MADRFFPNDMPNSVPETDDPSAAGAVGSSSSLLKLLSLPYSKTAERFLRAGLDLKEKVVKETWVRAGRRVKDFSLYTGALGTAFLLLKSYQVTGDRRDLTLCNEIVRGCDSASQGSKYVTFICGRAGVCALGAVVAKHTGDEALLNHYLKAFQEINLPPGVPNELLYGRAGYLWACSFLNKHVGDGTIPSTHMIEIAKEIITDGRKLSNKGSCPLMYEWHGTKYWGAAHGLAGIMHVLMDMDLKPEECEFVKGTLAYMIQNCFRSGNYPSSEGKDTDRLVHWCHGAPGLALTFNKAALVFKDEQFLRAATDAAEVVWNRGLLKRVGVCHGVSGNAHVFLSLYRSTGNVEYLYRAKAFTCFLLDKANQLIAEGKMHSGDRPYSLFEGQAGMAYLFLNMVKPSESLFPAYEL; encoded by the exons ATGGCGGACCGCTTCTTCCCCAATGATATGCCGAACTCCGTCCCGGAAACCGACGATCCCTCCGCCGCCGGCGCCGTGGGGTCATCCTCCTCCCTCTTGAAGCTCCTCTCGCTCCCCTACTCCAAAACCGCCGAGCGGTTCCTCCGTGCCGGCCTCGACCTCAAAGAAAAG GTCGTCAAGGAAACGTGGGTTCGCGCCGGGCGCCGTGTCAAGGATTTTTCGCTCTACACTGGCGCGCTCGGCACGGCTTTCTTGCTCTTGAAGTCGTACCAAGTCACCGGAGATCGGCGTGATCTCACTCTCTGCAATGAAATTGTTAGGGGCTGTGATTCTGCGTCTCAGGGCTCAAA ATATGTGACGTTTATATGTGGGCGTGCGGGTGTTTGCGCTCTTGGAGCTGTGGTGGCGAAGCACACCGGAGATGAGGCCTTGCTCAACCATTACTTGAAGGCATTTCAAGAG attAATCTGCCCCCTGGAGTTCCTAATGAGCTTTTGTATGGAAGAGCTGGATACTTATGGGCATGTTCTTTCTTAAATAAGCATGTCGGTGATGGAACAATCCCTTCTACTCACATG ATTGAAATCGCAAAGGAAATAATCACAGATGGGAGAAAATTATCCAATAAAGGTAGCTGCCCATTAATGTATGAATGGCATGGAACAAAGTATTGGGGTGCCGCTCATGGACTTGCAGGTATCATGCATGTCCTGATGGACATGGATCTGAAACCGGAGGAGTGTGAATTTGTGAAGGGAACACTTGCCTACATGATCCAGAATTGTTTTCGCAGTGGTAATTACCCCTCAAGTGAGGGAAAAGATACTGATAGACTTGTGCACTGGTGTCATGGTGCGCCTGGTCTCGCGCTTACCTTCAATAAAGCTGCTCTG GTTTTCAAGGACGAGCAATTTCTACGTGCAGCTACAGATGCTGCAGAAGTGGTTTGGAACCGGGGGCTGCTGAAGAGGGTTGGAGTATGCCATGGAGTGAGTGGTAATGCTCATGTCTTCCTATCGCTTTATCGATCCACAGGCAACGTGGAGTACCTTTACCGAGCAAAGGCATTCACTTGCTTcctgttagacaaagctaatcAACTGATAGCCGAAGGGAAGATGCACAGCGGAGACCGGCCATACTCATTGTTTGAAGGGCAAGCTGGCATGGCATATCTTTTCCTGAACATGGTTAAACCCTCTGAATCACTGTTTCCAGCTTATGAACTATGA
- the LOC120275065 gene encoding probable prolyl 4-hydroxylase 3 — protein sequence MVRSSRYARALHGRRSSPYMLLMAALLMVSVVLLTLLAFGVLSLPVGSRGPRRAPFLPDRSVLEISGGGVGERGEQWTEVLSWEPRAFIYHNFLSKEECEYLIELAKPHMEKSTVVDSTTGKSKDSRVRTSSGMFLRRGRDEVIQVIEKRIADFTFIPVEHGEGLQVLHYEAGQRYEPHYDYFLDEFNTKNGGQRIATVLMYLSDVEEGGETVFPSAKLNSSSLPWYNELSECGKKGLSVKPKMGDALLFWSMRPDATLDPSSLHGGCPVIKGNKWSSTKWMHLNEYKV from the exons ATGGTGAGGAGCTCGCGGTATGCCCGGGCTCTACATGGACGAAGGTCCTCGCCCTACATGCTATTGATGGCTGCTCTGTTGATGGTCTCTGTGGTGCTCTTGACTCTTCTAGCATTCGGAGTCCTCTCCCTCCCCGTTGGCTCCCGTGGTCCTCGCCGTGCCCCTTTTCTTCCTGATAGATCTGTTCTCGAGATCTC GGGTGGTGGTGTGGGGGAGAGAGGGGAGCAGTGGACGGAGGTGTTGTCTTGGGAGCCTAGGGCATTTATTTATCACAATTTCCTG TCCAAAGAGGAATGTGAGTACCTAATCGAACTGGCTAAACCTCATATGGAGAAGTCAACGGTTGTTGATAGCACTACTGGTAAAAGTAAAGACAGCAG GGTTCGCACTAGTTCAGGCATGTTCCTTAGAAGAGGTCGTGACGAAGTCATCCAGGTCATTGAGAAAAGGATAGCGGATTTCACCTTTATACCTGTAG AACATGGGGAAGGGCTTCAAGTTCTCCACTATGAAGCTGGGCAGAGATATGAACCTCATTATGATTACTTTCTTGATGAATTCAATACAAAGAATGGTGGTCAGCGCATAGCTACTGTCCTCATGTATCT TTCTGATGTTGAAGAAGGGGGTGAGACAGTGTTCCCTTCTGCCAAGTTAAACAGTAGTTCTTTACCATGGTACAATGAGTTATCAGAGTGTGGGAAAAAGGGTCTCTCTGTTAAACCAAAGATGGGTGATGCATTGCTTTTTTGGAGCATGAGGCCAGATGCCACTCTAGATCCATCAAGTTTGCATG GCGGTTGTCCGGTGATTAAAGGGAATAAGTGGTCGTCTACAAAATGGATGCATCTCAATGAGTATAAAGTCTAA